A part of Olleya sp. Bg11-27 genomic DNA contains:
- a CDS encoding CvpA family protein: MAVIDIVLGALLLFGLVRGLFKGLFVELASIVALIAGVYGAIHFSYFVAEFLMDKTSWNEKTINTTAFAITFVIIILVISLAGKALTKLADFASLGILNKLLGALFGALKIGLILSVLLIVFDKMNNAIPFVQDEDIADSILYAPVKSLAPLVFPSIIKSDDDNEENEDNQIIDPAEPTNESEA; encoded by the coding sequence ATGGCTGTAATTGATATTGTTTTAGGTGCTTTACTATTATTTGGTTTAGTTCGCGGATTGTTTAAAGGACTTTTTGTCGAGCTAGCATCGATTGTGGCATTAATTGCTGGTGTTTATGGCGCCATCCATTTTAGCTATTTTGTTGCCGAATTTTTGATGGACAAAACCTCTTGGAACGAGAAAACAATTAACACGACTGCGTTTGCTATAACTTTTGTGATTATCATTTTGGTGATTAGTTTAGCTGGAAAAGCATTGACAAAGTTAGCCGATTTTGCCTCTTTAGGAATTTTAAACAAACTATTAGGCGCCTTGTTTGGAGCGCTGAAAATAGGACTTATTTTAAGTGTTTTATTGATTGTTTTTGATAAAATGAATAACGCCATCCCATTTGTTCAGGATGAGGACATTGCCGATTCTATCTTATATGCTCCTGTAAAATCTTTGGCACCATTAGTTTTTCCAAGTATTATTAAATCTGATGATGACAATGAAGAAAACGAAGACAATCAAATTATTGATCCTGCTGAACCTACTAACGAGTCTGAAGCTTAA
- a CDS encoding efflux RND transporter periplasmic adaptor subunit — MKHNKIVTLLALSAFLVILSCGGKQDSPAAAAQAPAAPFPVTQIQTKTVTGFKAYPTNLEGIVNSDVRAKVSGYIQKVMVDEGQKVRKGQVLFKLETQSLNQDAGAAKARVNVAQVEVDKLVPLVQKNIISPVQLETAKANLAQAKANYSSVSASIGYGTIRSQVDGYVGAINYREGALVSPADPTPLTSVSDISKVYAFFSLNESQYLDFLQSAEGKNLKEKLANYADINLVLANGSTYSEKGKIETSTGQVNKNTGTVSLRAVFDNPNQLLTNGNSGTIQIPTVYENAIIIPQQATYEQQGNVMIFKVGADNKVVTSIVKIKATIDNLYVVESGVDLKDKIIVSGVGKLKTGMAIAPQETSFEEAIKPVAVLFKN, encoded by the coding sequence ATGAAACATAATAAAATAGTAACGTTACTAGCGCTAAGTGCCTTTTTAGTCATTTTAAGTTGTGGAGGTAAGCAAGATAGTCCTGCAGCAGCAGCTCAAGCTCCAGCTGCCCCTTTTCCTGTAACCCAAATACAAACTAAAACGGTAACTGGTTTTAAAGCATATCCAACAAATTTAGAAGGTATCGTTAACAGTGATGTAAGAGCCAAAGTTTCTGGTTACATTCAAAAAGTAATGGTGGACGAAGGGCAAAAAGTACGTAAAGGGCAAGTGTTATTTAAATTAGAAACACAGTCTTTAAACCAAGATGCTGGCGCTGCAAAAGCTCGTGTTAACGTAGCACAAGTAGAGGTTGATAAATTGGTTCCCTTAGTACAAAAAAATATTATTAGCCCTGTACAGTTAGAAACGGCCAAAGCTAATTTAGCACAAGCAAAAGCTAATTATAGTAGTGTCTCTGCAAGTATCGGTTATGGTACAATTAGAAGTCAAGTCGATGGTTACGTTGGTGCTATTAATTATAGAGAAGGTGCTTTAGTTAGCCCTGCAGATCCAACGCCTTTAACTAGTGTAAGTGATATTAGTAAAGTGTATGCGTTTTTTAGTTTAAACGAATCTCAGTATTTAGACTTCTTGCAAAGCGCAGAAGGAAAAAACTTGAAAGAGAAATTAGCCAACTACGCTGACATCAATTTGGTGTTAGCTAACGGAAGTACCTATTCTGAAAAAGGTAAAATCGAAACAAGTACTGGTCAAGTTAACAAGAATACAGGTACGGTAAGTTTAAGAGCGGTGTTTGATAACCCAAATCAATTATTAACGAATGGTAATAGTGGTACAATCCAAATTCCAACCGTGTATGAGAATGCAATTATTATTCCTCAGCAGGCTACTTATGAGCAACAAGGAAATGTAATGATATTTAAAGTTGGAGCAGATAATAAGGTTGTGACTTCAATAGTAAAAATAAAAGCAACAATTGATAATCTATATGTTGTAGAGTCTGGAGTAGACTTAAAGGATAAGATTATTGTATCTGGTGTCGGTAAATTAAAAACTGGAATGGCAATTGCGCCGCAAGAAACATCATTTGAGGAGGCGATTAAGCCAGTAGCCGTATTATTTAAAAACTAG
- a CDS encoding GbsR/MarR family transcriptional regulator, whose product MKEEICKEKMALVEKLGVHLENREQLAPVAARILAYIILTGKKGTTFEDMVTVLCASKSTISTHLNHLQDLNKIQYFTKTGDRKKYFVIKKDTIIQHIDKMVNHWTEERIIHLEIKDYKETINNTKIENEDEKFDLNFHDDYIKFIDGASASIKDLRTKITDNQFDI is encoded by the coding sequence ATGAAAGAAGAGATCTGCAAAGAAAAAATGGCGTTAGTGGAAAAACTAGGCGTGCATTTAGAAAACAGAGAGCAATTAGCGCCTGTTGCTGCTCGTATATTGGCTTATATAATTCTTACGGGTAAAAAAGGAACCACATTTGAAGATATGGTAACCGTATTATGTGCTAGTAAAAGTACAATCTCTACACATTTAAATCATTTACAGGATTTAAACAAGATTCAATACTTCACAAAAACAGGAGACCGTAAAAAGTATTTTGTAATTAAAAAAGATACCATTATTCAACATATCGATAAGATGGTAAATCATTGGACCGAAGAACGCATAATACATTTAGAGATTAAAGATTATAAAGAGACTATTAACAACACTAAAATAGAAAATGAAGATGAAAAATTTGATTTAAACTTTCATGATGATTATATCAAATTTATAGATGGAGCTAGTGCTTCTATTAAAGATTTAAGAACAAAAATTACAGACAATCAATTCGATATTTAA
- the pheS gene encoding phenylalanine--tRNA ligase subunit alpha — protein MIDKIKELIAEADAFKAQTKEEVEAFRIKYLGKKGLLNDYFAEFKNVAKDQKKEFGQVINTLKNTAQNKVNALKEELDNNTQDEGISGDLSRPGEPITIGSRHPISIVKNQIIDIFSNIGFNVSEGPEIEDDWHNFTALNLPEYHPARDMQDTFFVQTNPDILLRTHTSSVQVRYMENNQPPIRTISPGRVYRNEAISARSHCFFHQVEGLYIDKDVSFADLKQTLQYFTTELFGKSKIRLRPSYFPFTEPSAEIDVYWGLETETDHKITKGTGWLEIGGCGMVDPNVLTNCGIDAEEYSGFAFGVGIDRIAMLLHQISDIRLLSENDVRFLEQFKSAL, from the coding sequence ATGATAGATAAGATAAAAGAACTTATAGCAGAAGCAGACGCCTTTAAAGCACAAACCAAAGAAGAGGTTGAAGCGTTTCGTATAAAATATTTAGGTAAAAAAGGATTGCTTAACGACTATTTTGCCGAATTTAAAAACGTAGCAAAAGACCAGAAAAAAGAATTTGGTCAAGTGATCAATACCTTAAAAAATACCGCTCAAAATAAAGTGAATGCTTTAAAAGAAGAGCTAGATAATAATACACAAGACGAAGGTATAAGTGGGGATTTATCAAGACCAGGAGAGCCAATAACTATTGGATCACGTCACCCAATATCTATCGTAAAAAATCAAATCATCGATATCTTTTCTAACATTGGGTTTAATGTCAGCGAAGGTCCAGAAATAGAAGACGATTGGCACAACTTTACAGCACTTAACTTACCAGAATACCATCCGGCAAGAGACATGCAGGATACCTTTTTTGTGCAAACCAATCCAGATATTTTATTACGTACGCACACTAGTTCTGTACAAGTCCGTTATATGGAAAATAATCAACCGCCTATACGTACAATATCACCGGGACGTGTGTATCGTAACGAAGCAATATCGGCGCGTTCACATTGTTTCTTTCATCAAGTGGAAGGGTTGTATATCGATAAAGATGTGAGTTTTGCAGATTTAAAACAAACTTTACAATATTTTACAACAGAGCTTTTCGGGAAATCTAAAATTAGATTACGTCCGTCATACTTCCCGTTTACAGAGCCAAGTGCCGAGATAGATGTGTATTGGGGATTAGAAACAGAAACTGATCACAAAATCACCAAAGGAACGGGGTGGTTAGAGATTGGAGGTTGTGGTATGGTAGATCCAAATGTCTTAACTAATTGCGGTATAGATGCAGAAGAATACTCTGGATTTGCTTTTGGTGTAGGTATCGATCGTATAGCAATGTTATTGCATCAAATTAGTGATATACGTTTATTAAGCGAAAATGATGTTAGATTTTTAGAGCAATTTAAATCAGCCTTATAG
- a CDS encoding carbonic anhydrase, with translation MDIKRVFDNNEKFVKAKLSIDKDYFENLGKGQSPELLYIGCSDSRVTAEDLMGLGPGEVFVHRNIANMVSGNDLSAMSVVEYAVVHLKVNHVVVCGHYACGGVKAAMQSADLGILNSWLRNIRDVYRIHKDELNAIKDEEKKYDRLVELNVKEQCVNLLKTAAVQKAYRDRGLKVHGWVFDVHTGKLIDLKIDFDHYLEDIMEIYHLD, from the coding sequence ATGGATATAAAAAGGGTGTTTGATAACAATGAAAAATTTGTAAAAGCAAAGCTATCCATAGACAAAGACTATTTTGAAAACTTAGGAAAAGGACAAAGTCCAGAATTACTTTACATAGGCTGCAGTGATAGTCGTGTAACGGCCGAAGATTTAATGGGTTTAGGTCCAGGTGAAGTGTTTGTACATCGTAACATCGCAAATATGGTTTCGGGTAATGACTTAAGTGCAATGTCCGTTGTGGAATATGCAGTAGTACATCTTAAAGTAAACCATGTTGTGGTTTGTGGGCACTATGCTTGTGGAGGTGTTAAAGCAGCTATGCAATCTGCAGATTTAGGTATTTTAAATTCTTGGTTACGTAATATCCGTGATGTGTATCGCATACATAAAGACGAATTAAACGCGATTAAAGACGAGGAGAAAAAGTACGACCGTTTGGTGGAACTTAACGTCAAGGAGCAATGTGTAAACTTGCTCAAAACGGCAGCTGTACAAAAAGCATATAGGGACAGAGGTTTAAAAGTGCACGGTTGGGTATTTGATGTGCACACCGGTAAGCTAATAGACTTAAAAATAGATTTTGATCACTATTTAGAAGATATTATGGAAATCTACCATTTAGATTAA
- a CDS encoding TetR/AcrR family transcriptional regulator, which translates to MITKAELLKHAITKFTQCGSKHVTLDELASALGISKKTIYSFFKNKEDLVTASLDSLLKEFREDIDGIVNSNGKDPVFCVILIYRRGFEYLKYFKPSFLFGLEKYYPKASQLFDSFIEDLSNTIVFKLLTQAKVEGSIKAEVNIELVVKIYFFRVDNLLFKSTNLFELYTEEDLFKHLVIYNLKGIVSSDYTNRYME; encoded by the coding sequence ATGATTACCAAAGCGGAGTTGCTAAAACATGCTATTACTAAGTTTACGCAATGTGGTAGTAAACATGTGACTTTAGATGAGTTGGCAAGTGCGCTTGGGATATCAAAAAAAACAATCTATTCTTTTTTTAAAAACAAGGAAGATCTGGTCACTGCTAGTCTTGATAGTTTATTAAAGGAGTTTAGAGAGGATATAGATGGGATTGTTAATAGCAATGGTAAAGATCCTGTTTTTTGTGTTATATTAATTTACCGTAGAGGGTTTGAGTATTTAAAATACTTTAAGCCCTCTTTTTTATTTGGATTGGAGAAGTACTACCCAAAAGCGAGTCAATTGTTTGATAGCTTTATAGAAGACCTGTCTAATACAATAGTGTTTAAACTTTTAACACAAGCCAAAGTTGAAGGTAGTATTAAGGCGGAAGTCAATATAGAGTTAGTAGTGAAGATTTACTTTTTTAGAGTGGATAATTTATTGTTTAAGTCGACTAATTTATTCGAATTATATACCGAAGAGGACTTATTTAAACACTTAGTGATTTATAATTTAAAAGGAATAGTTAGTAGTGATTACACTAACCGATATATGGAATAG
- a CDS encoding efflux RND transporter permease subunit — translation MLKTFIERPVLSTVISIIIVILGVISITSLPIEEYPDIAPPTIKVTASYPGANAETVLESVIVPIEEQINGVEGMTYITSTASNTGTAEITVYFNQEMDADIAAVNVQNRVSRASSLLPQEVLQTGVTTQKQETSALMFISMYSENEDYDATYIQNYLKINVIPAMQRISGVGDVSVFSQQDYAMRIWLKPEKLAAYKLIPSDISEALAEQNLEAAAGSLGQNNGEAFSYTLTYSGRFKEQKQYEDIVIKALGNGQFLRLSDVATIELDAQSYASNAMSKGNPAVFMGIFQTKGSNARVIIENIKTTLEGVKKDLPEGLDVFVPYDTSLFLNASIEKVISTLMEAFLLVFLVVFIFLQDFRSTLIPAIAVPVSIIGTFFFLNVFGYSINLLTLFALVLAIGIVVDDAIVVVEAVHAKLDEGEKDPKTATLTAMNEISGAIISITLVMAAVFIPVTFITGPTGVFYEQFGVTLIIAILISAVNALTLSPALCALLLKSHKDDEELKGKSPLKRFYRLFNRGFNATIQRYGQSLHFLYKRKWVSVVLLGLAIVGIFWASQNTPTGFVPNEDRGIIFANIELPAGASLDRTDAVSRDLYEKINGIDGIVAVNFIKGRSLISGAGSNYGFGIIKLADWGDREDPSTSVQAITGKLFGVVATMPEAKIIFFSPPSIRGFGNSAGFEVNLLDKFGGEFTDLDQANKDFSMALMGHPEIKYAQSSFSTNYPQYEMEINVPLAKEKGVPINSIFSTLQGYIGGVYASDFSKFGKQFRVYIQALPDDRADVDALNSMFVRTDSGEMSPITQFVNLKRVYGPQSVTRFNLFNSTSISGATNDGYSTGDAIRVIEEEVAKLPSNYTVAYSGLTREEVSAGNQTTFIFALSILFVYFLLSAQYESYLLPFAVILSLPFGVFGAYISTYLFGLENNIYFQIALIMLIGLLAKNAILIVEFALARRKHGESIVDAAIDGAKSRLRPILMTSFAFILGLMPLVLAKGVGSEGNNSIGTGAVGGMLIGTILGVFVIPVLFILFQWLQEKVSSKPAVQTIQE, via the coding sequence ATGTTAAAAACATTTATTGAAAGACCAGTGCTTTCAACAGTAATCTCTATTATCATAGTCATACTAGGGGTTATTAGTATAACAAGCTTACCTATAGAGGAGTATCCAGATATTGCACCACCAACGATTAAAGTGACTGCATCATACCCTGGTGCCAATGCAGAAACGGTATTAGAAAGTGTAATTGTCCCTATTGAAGAACAAATTAACGGTGTAGAAGGAATGACATACATTACCTCTACAGCTTCAAATACAGGAACAGCAGAAATCACGGTGTACTTTAATCAGGAGATGGATGCAGATATCGCAGCGGTAAACGTACAAAACCGTGTGTCTAGAGCAAGTTCATTATTACCTCAAGAAGTACTTCAAACAGGTGTAACGACTCAAAAGCAAGAAACAAGTGCCTTGATGTTTATTTCAATGTACTCGGAGAACGAGGATTATGATGCAACGTATATTCAGAATTACTTAAAAATTAACGTAATTCCTGCCATGCAACGTATTAGTGGTGTTGGTGATGTTAGTGTATTCTCGCAACAAGATTATGCTATGCGTATTTGGTTAAAGCCTGAGAAATTAGCAGCCTATAAATTAATACCTTCAGATATTTCTGAAGCGTTAGCAGAGCAAAACTTAGAAGCAGCAGCAGGATCTTTAGGACAAAATAACGGAGAAGCATTTTCTTATACATTAACGTATAGTGGACGTTTTAAAGAACAAAAACAATATGAAGATATTGTTATAAAAGCTTTAGGTAATGGGCAGTTTTTACGTTTGAGTGATGTGGCAACTATCGAGTTGGATGCACAATCTTATGCATCTAATGCGATGAGTAAGGGTAATCCTGCGGTATTTATGGGGATTTTCCAAACAAAGGGATCTAATGCAAGAGTAATTATTGAAAACATTAAAACAACTTTAGAAGGTGTTAAAAAAGACCTGCCTGAAGGATTGGATGTGTTTGTACCTTATGATACAAGTTTGTTTTTAAATGCATCTATCGAGAAGGTAATTAGTACGTTAATGGAAGCCTTTTTATTGGTGTTCTTAGTAGTGTTTATCTTTTTGCAAGATTTCCGTTCGACATTAATTCCGGCAATTGCAGTACCAGTATCTATTATTGGTACATTCTTTTTCCTAAATGTGTTTGGGTATTCTATTAACTTATTAACGCTATTTGCATTAGTCCTCGCTATTGGTATTGTAGTGGATGATGCTATTGTGGTTGTGGAAGCCGTACATGCTAAATTGGATGAAGGTGAAAAAGATCCTAAGACAGCGACACTAACTGCTATGAATGAAATATCAGGAGCCATCATATCTATTACTTTAGTAATGGCAGCGGTATTTATTCCGGTAACGTTTATAACGGGACCAACGGGTGTCTTTTACGAACAGTTTGGGGTGACACTAATTATTGCGATTCTTATTTCGGCAGTAAATGCCTTGACCTTGAGTCCTGCGTTATGTGCTTTATTATTAAAATCGCACAAGGATGACGAAGAGCTAAAAGGTAAAAGTCCATTAAAACGTTTTTATAGATTATTTAACCGTGGATTTAATGCAACAATACAACGTTATGGTCAATCACTTCACTTTTTATACAAAAGAAAATGGGTGTCAGTGGTGTTATTAGGATTAGCTATTGTTGGAATTTTCTGGGCATCACAAAACACACCTACAGGGTTTGTACCTAATGAAGATAGAGGAATCATTTTCGCAAACATCGAGTTGCCAGCTGGTGCGTCTTTAGATAGAACCGATGCTGTGTCAAGAGATTTATACGAGAAAATCAATGGTATTGATGGTATTGTCGCAGTAAACTTTATTAAAGGACGTAGTTTAATTAGTGGTGCAGGTAGTAACTATGGTTTTGGTATTATAAAATTAGCAGATTGGGGTGATCGTGAAGATCCTTCGACATCAGTACAAGCTATTACAGGAAAACTATTTGGTGTGGTAGCAACAATGCCAGAAGCTAAAATTATTTTCTTCTCACCTCCAAGTATCCGTGGTTTTGGTAACTCGGCAGGTTTTGAAGTCAATTTATTAGATAAGTTTGGTGGCGAGTTTACAGATTTAGATCAAGCAAATAAAGATTTCTCGATGGCGTTAATGGGTCATCCAGAAATTAAATATGCGCAATCGTCTTTTAGTACTAATTACCCACAATACGAAATGGAAATTAATGTGCCTTTAGCCAAAGAAAAAGGGGTGCCAATTAATAGTATATTTTCAACATTACAAGGGTATATTGGAGGGGTTTATGCTTCAGATTTCTCTAAATTTGGTAAACAATTTAGAGTATACATTCAGGCATTACCAGATGACAGAGCAGATGTAGATGCTTTAAATAGCATGTTTGTTAGAACAGATTCTGGAGAAATGTCACCAATTACACAGTTTGTGAACTTAAAACGTGTGTATGGACCACAATCGGTTACACGTTTCAACTTATTTAACTCGACAAGTATATCAGGTGCTACCAATGATGGATACAGTACAGGGGATGCGATTAGAGTTATTGAAGAGGAAGTTGCTAAACTACCAAGTAATTACACAGTAGCTTATTCTGGTTTAACTAGAGAGGAAGTTAGTGCAGGTAACCAAACCACCTTTATTTTTGCTTTAAGTATCTTGTTTGTGTATTTCTTATTAAGTGCACAATATGAAAGTTACTTACTACCATTTGCAGTAATATTATCATTGCCATTTGGTGTCTTTGGAGCATATATCAGTACTTATCTTTTTGGCTTAGAAAACAACATTTACTTCCAAATTGCCCTGATAATGCTTATTGGTCTGCTCGCCAAGAATGCGATTCTTATTGTAGAGTTTGCATTAGCCAGACGTAAACATGGAGAAAGTATTGTAGATGCAGCAATTGATGGTGCAAAATCACGTTTACGTCCAATTTTAATGACATCTTTCGCCTTTATTTTAGGATTGATGCCATTAGTACTTGCAAAAGGTGTTGGGTCTGAAGGAAACAATTCTATTGGTACAGGAGCTGTAGGAGGTATGTTAATCGGAACCATTTTAGGGGTCTTTGTAATCCCTGTCCTATTTATATTATTTCAGTGGTTACAAGAAAAAGTTTCTAGTAAACCAGCAGTACAAACTATTCAAGAATAA
- a CDS encoding efflux transporter outer membrane subunit, with translation MKVNIKHRNFSKGALILVVALTLQSCFVAQDYVRPELPVSETLYRTDNLPSDSVSIADVSWKALFTDQYLQQYIEEGLQNNMDVRIAIQQMVAAQAYAKQGKAGYLPSVSVGTNWTHQELSKNTQFGAFLTDTSTDQFDVTANLSWEADIWGKIRSNKRATQAAYLQSVAGHQAVKTQLISSIANTYYNLLALDAQLEVTKETIATRKTSVETIKALKDAGQVTQVAVDQNVAQYNSAQALQVDIETAIFKTENTLSILLGKSAQHFERSNLDIQKIDEQLKLGVPATLLSNRPDVMSAEYNLIQSFELTNVAKSNLYPSLKLTASGGLQSLEIDKLFNANSIFANIVGGLTQPLFNKRALKTQKEVAIAQQEQALLQFKKTLLIAGSEVSNALFSYESEIKKFEFRENEVEALRTAESNSEELLKNGYATYLDLLTARQSALSAELNIIDSRLQQLVSIVDLYEALGGGWR, from the coding sequence ATGAAAGTTAATATAAAACATAGAAATTTTAGTAAAGGAGCACTAATACTAGTCGTTGCGCTAACATTACAAAGTTGTTTTGTTGCACAAGATTATGTAAGACCGGAGCTACCGGTAAGTGAAACACTGTACCGAACAGATAATTTACCATCAGATAGCGTGTCTATTGCAGATGTCTCTTGGAAAGCCTTATTTACGGACCAATATTTACAACAGTACATAGAGGAGGGTTTACAAAATAACATGGATGTGCGTATTGCAATACAACAAATGGTAGCTGCGCAAGCCTATGCAAAGCAAGGTAAAGCAGGATATTTACCATCTGTAAGTGTTGGGACTAATTGGACACATCAAGAGTTGTCTAAAAATACACAATTTGGTGCGTTTTTAACGGATACGTCTACAGATCAATTTGACGTTACTGCAAATTTATCTTGGGAAGCAGATATTTGGGGTAAAATACGTAGTAATAAAAGAGCAACGCAAGCGGCTTATTTACAAAGTGTAGCAGGACATCAAGCGGTTAAAACACAATTGATTTCAAGCATAGCAAATACGTATTACAACTTATTGGCCTTAGATGCGCAATTGGAAGTTACTAAAGAAACTATTGCGACTAGAAAAACAAGTGTCGAAACTATTAAAGCTTTGAAAGACGCGGGGCAAGTGACACAAGTTGCTGTAGATCAAAATGTGGCGCAATACAATAGTGCGCAAGCGTTGCAGGTAGATATTGAAACAGCTATTTTTAAAACAGAAAATACGTTAAGTATTTTACTTGGTAAATCGGCACAACATTTTGAAAGAAGCAATTTAGATATTCAGAAAATTGACGAGCAACTTAAACTTGGTGTTCCTGCAACACTATTAAGTAACCGACCAGATGTGATGTCTGCAGAGTATAATTTGATTCAATCTTTTGAGTTGACTAATGTTGCTAAAAGTAATTTGTATCCTTCTTTAAAATTAACAGCTTCAGGTGGATTACAAAGTTTAGAGATAGATAAATTATTTAACGCAAACTCAATCTTTGCAAATATAGTGGGCGGATTAACGCAACCATTATTTAATAAAAGGGCTTTAAAAACACAAAAAGAAGTGGCTATTGCACAACAAGAACAAGCATTGCTTCAGTTTAAAAAGACCTTGTTAATTGCAGGAAGTGAAGTGTCCAATGCATTGTTTTCTTATGAGTCTGAAATCAAGAAATTTGAATTTAGAGAAAATGAAGTGGAAGCATTACGTACTGCAGAATCAAACTCTGAAGAGTTGCTTAAAAATGGTTACGCAACGTATTTAGACTTGTTAACTGCAAGACAAAGTGCCTTAAGTGCTGAGCTTAATATAATTGATAGCCGATTACAACAATTAGTGTCTATCGTAGATTTATATGAAGCACTTGGTGGTGGATGGAGATAA
- a CDS encoding HmuY family protein encodes MKNKFLTLIVCLTALAFTNCSSDDDITNPTTTTPTPASSGGIIDPTVGGFNQPNRVYFDLSTGEEVAVQRDTWELAVYNGSENRVYLNNSLLVSAAELSGITDITSVTETTELSAPLTLNTIDQTYSPITATVTTVEELIEGLPVNYFQYGNLEEGISFTDSKEGELTGTAFGEISTTDSENNVYIVNLGNQIPTEDNGGLNHIGDARGFMKVRILSDGNTYTIQYAELSNTTDFSEITVTKDSSYNLTAVSLTNGQIIDTEPMSSDWDLDLGGVFSYYGSQGIDAGLTYSDYTLHNTLSGVGLYQIDVEDDTTPTYTNFSFSDINEVNLVFDNRAHIGSGWRNVDYLTGETSVTANRYYIIKDTDANYYKLRFTAVESETGERGNPQFQYELLEE; translated from the coding sequence ATGAAAAACAAATTTTTAACATTAATAGTCTGCTTAACTGCTTTAGCTTTTACAAACTGTAGTAGTGATGATGATATCACAAATCCTACAACAACAACTCCAACTCCTGCTTCTTCAGGTGGTATAATAGACCCAACAGTTGGTGGTTTTAACCAACCAAATCGTGTCTATTTTGATTTAAGTACAGGTGAAGAAGTAGCGGTACAGCGTGACACTTGGGAACTAGCTGTTTATAATGGATCAGAAAACAGAGTGTACCTTAATAATTCATTATTAGTATCTGCTGCTGAGTTAAGCGGTATTACAGATATTACATCTGTAACAGAAACTACAGAATTAAGCGCACCTTTGACTTTAAACACAATAGACCAAACTTACTCACCTATAACAGCAACTGTCACTACAGTTGAAGAACTAATTGAAGGGTTACCTGTAAACTATTTTCAATATGGTAACCTTGAAGAAGGGATTTCTTTTACGGATAGTAAAGAAGGAGAATTGACAGGAACTGCCTTTGGAGAAATTTCAACAACAGATAGCGAAAACAATGTTTATATCGTAAACTTAGGTAACCAAATACCTACTGAAGATAATGGTGGATTAAATCATATTGGAGATGCTAGAGGTTTTATGAAAGTAAGAATCCTAAGCGACGGAAATACTTATACTATTCAATACGCAGAATTAAGTAATACAACAGATTTTTCTGAAATTACCGTAACTAAAGATAGTAGTTACAATTTGACTGCTGTAAGCTTAACTAATGGTCAAATAATAGATACAGAGCCAATGTCTTCTGATTGGGATTTAGATTTAGGAGGTGTCTTTTCTTATTATGGGTCACAAGGTATTGATGCAGGATTAACTTATTCTGATTACACATTACATAATACGCTAAGTGGTGTAGGTTTATACCAAATTGATGTAGAAGATGACACAACACCAACCTATACTAATTTTTCATTTAGTGATATTAACGAAGTAAATTTAGTATTTGATAATCGTGCGCATATAGGGAGTGGTTGGAGAAATGTTGATTATTTAACAGGTGAAACCTCTGTTACTGCAAACAGATATTACATAATAAAAGATACTGATGCTAACTACTATAAATTAAGATTTACAGCTGTTGAAAGTGAAACTGGAGAAAGAGGTAATCCTCAATTTCAGTATGAATTACTGGAAGAATAA